The Caballeronia sp. SL2Y3 genome includes a window with the following:
- a CDS encoding tetratricopeptide repeat protein: MHARAAARLPTPQASVAAAEKPATTNPAIEALLARAVECHQADRLDEAETLYREILATDPNHPEALHLLGLVAHAFGQYATASELIMAAIAVRPAAAFYYNLGNVMQADNRPAAAVECFRQAIAQQPDYIDAYYNLGIAQRATHDLSGAVDSFVKVVSLKPDHAQAYNNLATTMMELDELDAAVEAYSTAITLRPELPAPRSNRLFASNYYSGVTPAAYLEEAKGFDEAITQGVTPYRDWLGEATPATGRALRVGIVSGDLKQHPVGSLLESVVNHVDAARVELHAYATRDVEDALTLRIRSRFATWTSLAGMTDDAAAARIRDDRIDVLIDASGHTQFNRLPVFARKPAPVQVSWPGYFASTGMRAIDYMLGDRYVLPESEAHHFTERAWRMPDSYLCFTPPAEPLDAGKLPMLDNGHVTFGYFGKLAKISDQTVALWSRVLHAVAHSRLFIKAQNLDLNHARESIVARFAAHGVDASRLILEDRSPRAEYLAAYRRVDIALSPFSYPGRTTTAEGLFMGVPVLCLRGERFLSHICESMLHAAGLPDWIAQSEDDYVAKTVQFAADASQLQALRSGLRAQLVASPLCDAPRFAKHLEDALHGMWVAHVAATESVAG, from the coding sequence ATGCACGCCCGCGCGGCGGCCCGTCTGCCGACGCCGCAGGCCAGTGTGGCCGCCGCCGAGAAGCCGGCGACGACGAATCCCGCTATCGAGGCGCTGCTCGCGCGCGCCGTCGAATGTCATCAGGCCGATCGGCTCGACGAAGCCGAGACGCTGTATCGCGAGATCCTCGCGACAGATCCGAACCACCCCGAAGCGCTGCATCTGCTGGGCCTTGTCGCTCACGCCTTCGGCCAGTACGCGACAGCCTCCGAGCTGATCATGGCCGCCATCGCGGTTCGACCGGCGGCCGCGTTCTATTACAACCTCGGCAACGTCATGCAGGCGGACAACCGGCCTGCTGCTGCCGTCGAGTGCTTCCGCCAGGCGATCGCGCAGCAGCCCGACTATATCGACGCGTACTACAACCTCGGGATTGCACAGCGCGCGACGCACGACCTGAGCGGCGCTGTCGATTCGTTCGTCAAGGTCGTGTCGCTGAAGCCCGATCACGCGCAAGCCTATAACAACCTTGCCACGACGATGATGGAGCTCGACGAACTCGATGCTGCCGTCGAAGCGTACAGCACGGCCATTACGTTGCGCCCCGAGTTGCCGGCGCCGCGCAGCAACCGGTTGTTCGCGTCGAATTACTACAGCGGCGTGACGCCCGCCGCGTACCTGGAGGAAGCCAAAGGTTTCGATGAAGCCATCACGCAGGGCGTAACGCCGTACCGTGACTGGCTCGGCGAAGCGACGCCCGCGACAGGCCGAGCTTTGCGCGTCGGCATCGTGTCGGGCGATTTGAAGCAGCACCCGGTCGGTTCCTTGCTCGAAAGCGTCGTGAATCATGTCGATGCAGCGCGCGTGGAGTTGCACGCGTATGCGACGCGCGATGTCGAAGATGCGCTGACGCTGCGCATCCGTTCGCGCTTTGCGACGTGGACGAGCCTCGCGGGCATGACGGACGATGCCGCCGCCGCACGCATCCGCGACGATCGCATCGACGTGCTGATCGATGCATCGGGTCATACGCAGTTCAACCGCCTGCCTGTGTTTGCGCGCAAGCCCGCGCCCGTTCAGGTGAGCTGGCCCGGTTACTTCGCAAGCACGGGTATGCGCGCGATCGACTACATGCTCGGCGACCGTTACGTGCTGCCGGAAAGCGAGGCACACCACTTCACCGAGCGCGCGTGGCGGATGCCCGACAGCTACTTGTGCTTCACGCCGCCTGCCGAGCCGCTGGACGCGGGCAAGCTGCCGATGCTCGACAACGGACATGTGACGTTCGGCTATTTCGGCAAGCTCGCCAAGATTTCCGATCAGACGGTGGCGCTGTGGTCGCGCGTGCTGCATGCCGTCGCGCATTCGCGTCTGTTCATCAAGGCGCAGAATCTGGATCTGAATCACGCCCGCGAGTCGATCGTCGCGCGTTTCGCTGCACACGGCGTCGATGCATCGCGCCTCATCCTGGAGGACCGTTCGCCGCGTGCCGAGTATCTGGCCGCGTATCGTCGGGTGGACATCGCGTTGAGCCCGTTCTCGTATCCGGGTCGCACGACGACGGCGGAAGGCCTGTTCATGGGCGTGCCTGTCCTGTGCCTGCGCGGCGAGCGGTTTCTGTCGCACATCTGCGAAAGCATGCTGCATGCGGCCGGTTTGCCCGACTGGATCGCACAGAGCGAAGACGATTATGTCGCGAAAACCGTGCAGTTCGCCGCCGATGCGTCGCAACTGCAAGCGCTTCGCAGCGGCCTGCGTGCGCAACTCGTCGCTTCGCCGCTGTGCGACGCGCCTCGCTTCGCGAAGCATCTGGAAGACGCGTTGCATGGCATGTGGGTGGCGCACGTCGCGGCCACCGAATCTGTGGCAGGTTAG
- a CDS encoding RNA polymerase sigma factor FliA gives MYNAQGKLSQSDVLTKYAPLVRRLGLQLVAKMPASVDLDDLIQAGMIGLLDAASRYKEDQGAQFETYASQRIRGAMLDELRANDWLPRSMRKTSREVESAVHKVEQNLGRAASEVEIAEHMKMPLDEYQSMLQDLHGSQLIYYEDFDRSADDEPFLDRYCVDRSDPLSALLDDSLRGALIEAIDKLPEREKLLMSLYYERGLNLREIGAVMEVSESRVCQLHSQAVARLRAKLREQSWTSVEA, from the coding sequence ATGTACAACGCCCAAGGCAAACTCTCTCAGTCGGACGTCCTGACTAAATATGCGCCGCTCGTTCGTCGGCTCGGACTGCAACTCGTCGCCAAGATGCCGGCGAGCGTCGATCTCGACGACCTGATTCAGGCCGGCATGATCGGTCTTCTGGATGCGGCGAGCCGCTACAAGGAAGATCAGGGCGCGCAGTTCGAAACCTACGCGAGCCAGCGCATTCGCGGCGCCATGCTCGACGAGCTGCGTGCGAACGACTGGCTGCCGCGCAGCATGCGCAAGACGTCGCGCGAAGTGGAATCGGCGGTGCACAAGGTCGAGCAGAACCTCGGCCGCGCCGCGAGCGAAGTGGAAATTGCCGAGCACATGAAGATGCCGCTCGACGAATATCAGTCGATGCTGCAGGATCTGCACGGCAGCCAGCTGATCTACTACGAAGACTTCGACCGCTCCGCCGACGACGAGCCGTTCCTCGACCGCTATTGCGTCGACCGTTCGGACCCGCTGTCCGCGCTGCTCGACGACAGCCTGCGCGGTGCGCTGATCGAAGCCATCGACAAGCTGCCGGAACGCGAAAAGCTGTTGATGAGCCTCTACTACGAACGCGGCCTGAACTTGCGCGAAATCGGCGCGGTGATGGAAGTGAGCGAATCGCGCGTGTGTCAGCTGCACAGCCAGGCGGTCGCCCGTTTGCGCGCCAAGCTGCGCGAGCAGTCGTGGACGAGCGTCGAGGCGTAA
- a CDS encoding acetyltransferase, whose protein sequence is MRKRLLIIGGGGLGRIVHDVLSKDASLHDEFELGGFLDTRADVAIPEGLDCAVVGNPLDYKVREGDVFIPAVGDPVWRRKLVAPLQAQGAAFFSFRNGASVAARVRIGEGTFVTPGAVVSTDCAIGAFTYIDTYTIVGHDVTVGEHCMIGAMTFIAGGVNIGDGVTVNPRSTIAKGVTIGAGATIGIGSVVVKNVPPGVTVFGNPARTI, encoded by the coding sequence ATGCGTAAGAGACTACTGATTATCGGCGGCGGCGGTTTGGGCCGCATCGTACACGACGTGCTGTCGAAAGACGCCTCGCTGCACGACGAATTTGAACTGGGCGGATTCCTCGACACGCGCGCGGACGTCGCTATACCGGAAGGCCTGGATTGCGCTGTCGTCGGCAATCCACTCGACTACAAGGTTCGGGAAGGCGATGTGTTCATTCCGGCAGTCGGTGATCCCGTTTGGCGCAGGAAGCTCGTGGCGCCGTTGCAGGCGCAAGGCGCGGCGTTCTTCAGCTTCAGGAATGGCGCGTCCGTGGCAGCGCGCGTGCGGATCGGCGAAGGCACCTTCGTGACGCCAGGCGCGGTCGTTTCGACGGACTGCGCGATCGGTGCGTTCACCTATATCGACACCTACACGATCGTCGGACACGACGTCACGGTCGGCGAGCATTGCATGATCGGGGCAATGACGTTCATCGCGGGCGGCGTGAACATCGGCGATGGCGTGACCGTCAATCCGCGCTCGACGATCGCGAAGGGCGTCACCATCGGCGCTGGGGCGACGATCGGCATCGGCTCCGTCGTCGTCAAGAATGTACCCCCGGGCGTGACCGTTTTCGGCAACCCCGCACGGACGATCTGA
- a CDS encoding DegT/DnrJ/EryC1/StrS aminotransferase family protein — translation MQTLVPVTQPYLPPLDEFLPYLQKIWDSKQVTNGGPFHTQLEAALCEYLGVEYLSLFSNGTLALITALQAMKVTGEVITTPFSFVATTHALHWNGIKPVFADIDPVTMNLDPRKIEAAITPQTTAILPVHVYGNPCDVEEIERIADTYGLRVLYDAAHAFGVRKSGESVLKFGDMSMLSFHGTKIFNTFEGGAIICHDAKTKRHIDHLKNFGFADEVTVVKPGINAKMNELQAAFGLLQLQHMDRIAVARARIAARYEAALSGVKGLLLPVAPIDSTSNHSYFPVRVTADFPITRDALYDVLRAEDILARRYFYPLISEFPTYRGLPSAGSANLPVATAISREVLCLPIFPALDSDTQDRIIELVLTAATARDRATELADA, via the coding sequence ATGCAAACACTCGTTCCGGTCACCCAGCCCTATCTGCCTCCCCTCGATGAGTTTCTTCCGTATCTGCAGAAAATCTGGGACAGCAAGCAGGTGACCAATGGCGGCCCCTTTCACACGCAGCTCGAAGCGGCGCTTTGCGAATACCTGGGTGTCGAGTATCTGTCGCTGTTCTCGAACGGCACCCTCGCGCTGATCACCGCGTTGCAGGCAATGAAAGTGACGGGCGAAGTCATCACGACGCCGTTCAGCTTTGTCGCGACGACGCACGCGTTGCACTGGAACGGCATCAAGCCAGTCTTCGCCGACATCGACCCCGTGACGATGAACCTCGATCCGCGCAAGATCGAAGCGGCCATTACGCCGCAAACCACGGCTATCCTGCCCGTTCACGTCTACGGCAACCCGTGCGATGTCGAAGAGATCGAACGGATCGCCGACACGTATGGCCTGCGCGTGCTGTACGACGCAGCTCATGCGTTCGGCGTGCGCAAGTCGGGCGAGTCCGTGCTGAAGTTCGGCGACATGTCGATGCTCAGTTTTCATGGCACGAAGATCTTCAACACGTTCGAAGGCGGCGCGATCATCTGTCACGACGCCAAGACGAAGCGCCACATCGACCATCTGAAGAACTTCGGTTTCGCCGATGAAGTCACCGTCGTGAAACCCGGCATCAACGCGAAAATGAACGAACTGCAGGCGGCCTTCGGCCTCTTGCAGTTGCAGCATATGGACAGGATCGCCGTCGCGCGCGCGCGGATTGCGGCGCGCTACGAGGCGGCGCTCTCGGGTGTGAAGGGACTGCTGCTGCCTGTCGCGCCCATCGACAGTACGAGCAACCATTCGTACTTCCCGGTCCGCGTGACGGCAGACTTCCCCATCACGCGCGACGCGCTTTACGATGTGCTCCGTGCGGAAGACATCCTCGCGCGGCGGTATTTCTATCCCCTTATCAGCGAGTTTCCTACCTACCGTGGACTGCCGTCGGCGGGATCGGCGAATCTGCCCGTGGCGACGGCTATATCGCGCGAAGTGCTGTGCCTGCCCATCTTCCCGGCACTCGACAGCGACACGCAGGACAGGATCATCGAACTGGTGCTGACGGCAGCGACGGCGCGTGATCGCGCCACCGAACTGGCGGACGCGTAA
- a CDS encoding diguanylate cyclase has protein sequence MQQAHHPPRWPHAFAWAALRHPEREQATLRVVLGAVVLLAYACFAWLVPSREASLVAQIVGLYVFYGAVTLLIVSRMASPSKKRLVVTTIADQALVGAALAAGGEIALPLLWVVFWFLIGSGCRYGKRTLAVSCATAMTVIGALALWQPWWNANLSAALGLALSVLAASVYLTVLVDRLGNANRDLARQASTDPLTGLANRYALEHIVNRTMSDATQDTVLLLIDLDGFKEVNDTYGHAVGDLLLQQFANVLARRMSNSDTVARLGGDEFVVLAHQAQSRTAVLAITEGIHAALASIASVDGRPVSVSASIGACMLASAADARYADIHAVLRAADRAMYRAKSLGIGKTVFAEARDFEAG, from the coding sequence ATGCAGCAGGCTCATCACCCGCCACGCTGGCCTCATGCCTTCGCATGGGCGGCGCTTCGGCATCCCGAACGCGAACAAGCCACGCTGCGCGTCGTGCTGGGCGCCGTGGTGCTCCTCGCCTACGCCTGTTTCGCGTGGCTCGTCCCTTCGCGCGAAGCGTCGCTGGTCGCGCAAATCGTCGGGCTCTATGTGTTCTACGGCGCAGTCACGCTGCTGATCGTCAGCCGCATGGCGTCGCCATCGAAGAAGCGGCTCGTGGTCACGACCATTGCCGATCAGGCGCTCGTCGGCGCGGCGCTCGCCGCGGGCGGCGAAATCGCGCTGCCGCTCTTGTGGGTCGTCTTCTGGTTTCTCATCGGCTCGGGCTGCCGCTACGGCAAGCGCACGCTCGCCGTCTCGTGCGCCACCGCGATGACGGTCATCGGCGCGCTCGCGCTCTGGCAGCCGTGGTGGAACGCGAACCTGTCCGCCGCGCTCGGGCTCGCTTTGAGCGTGCTGGCGGCATCGGTGTACCTGACGGTGCTCGTCGATCGCCTCGGCAACGCCAATCGCGATCTCGCGCGTCAGGCATCGACCGATCCGCTCACGGGTCTCGCCAACCGCTACGCGCTGGAACATATCGTCAATCGCACGATGTCCGACGCAACGCAGGACACCGTGCTGCTTCTGATCGACCTCGACGGCTTCAAGGAAGTCAACGATACCTACGGCCACGCGGTCGGCGACCTGCTATTGCAGCAGTTCGCCAACGTGCTCGCCCGCCGCATGTCCAATAGCGACACCGTGGCGCGCCTGGGCGGCGACGAGTTCGTGGTGCTCGCGCATCAGGCGCAGAGCCGCACGGCCGTCCTCGCAATCACCGAAGGCATTCACGCGGCGCTCGCCTCGATCGCGTCGGTGGACGGGCGGCCGGTTTCGGTCTCGGCAAGCATCGGCGCGTGCATGCTGGCCAGCGCGGCCGACGCGCGCTACGCCGACATCCACGCCGTGCTGCGCGCCGCCGACCGCGCGATGTATCGCGCGAAAAGTCTCGGCATCGGCAAAACGGTGTTTGCCGAAGCGCGAGACTTCGAAGCCGGCTAG
- a CDS encoding MinD/ParA family protein: protein MDKFVLDQAEGLRRLLTRGGSRVVAVAGGPAGIGCTSAVVNLGAALSVHGKDVLVIDERANAASAARLAGTSGAGALAAVMSGREALQDAVTRTPFGFSLLAAPRDERISHDAAQCRALLEGQADIVLIDAQLDRYGALSSLAAQAHDFLIVTRVAASAITEAYACIKRLHYAHAIGQFRVLVNHVQNPADAAVAFDNLSGVGSRYLAVSLVQAGYVSEDARVTRAKELSRCVVEAFPATAAARDYRQIAAELLHWPMRPAPTGSETQVRNDARFSVGEADKGGRETGRMASMFSSHALTSTASM, encoded by the coding sequence TTGGATAAGTTCGTGCTCGATCAGGCTGAAGGTCTGAGAAGGCTGCTCACGCGAGGCGGTTCGCGCGTGGTGGCGGTGGCGGGCGGGCCGGCGGGCATCGGCTGCACGTCGGCGGTCGTGAATCTGGGCGCGGCGCTGTCCGTGCATGGCAAGGACGTGCTCGTGATCGACGAGCGGGCGAACGCGGCATCCGCTGCGCGCCTCGCCGGCACGTCCGGCGCCGGGGCGCTCGCCGCGGTGATGTCGGGCCGCGAGGCGCTTCAGGACGCGGTGACGCGCACGCCGTTCGGCTTCTCGCTGCTCGCCGCGCCACGCGACGAACGCATCAGCCACGACGCCGCGCAGTGCCGCGCGCTGCTCGAAGGTCAGGCGGACATCGTGCTGATCGACGCGCAACTCGATCGATACGGCGCGCTCTCGTCGCTCGCGGCGCAGGCGCATGACTTTCTCATCGTGACGCGGGTGGCCGCGTCCGCGATCACCGAGGCGTACGCGTGCATCAAGCGTCTGCACTACGCCCATGCGATCGGCCAGTTCCGCGTGCTCGTCAATCACGTGCAGAACCCGGCCGACGCGGCGGTCGCGTTCGACAATCTGTCGGGCGTCGGGAGCCGGTATCTGGCCGTGTCGCTCGTGCAGGCAGGGTATGTGTCCGAGGATGCGCGCGTCACTCGGGCGAAGGAGCTCTCGCGCTGCGTGGTGGAAGCGTTCCCGGCGACAGCCGCGGCGCGCGACTACCGGCAGATCGCGGCGGAGCTTCTGCATTGGCCGATGCGTCCCGCCCCGACCGGGAGCGAGACGCAGGTCCGGAATGACGCGCGGTTTTCGGTTGGCGAGGCTGACAAGGGCGGACGGGAGACGGGGCGCATGGCGTCGATGTTTTCCAGTCATGCATTGACCAGTACGGCGTCGATGTGA
- the flhF gene encoding flagellar biosynthesis protein FlhF gives MNIRKFIGANSRDALRQVREALGPDAVVLSNRTLDDGSVEIVGVADRDIASISPAAHEQAPAAFPSATPRSALAQAAAAVAAKQPAAANPYASGDVFSSVFGANPEAHTDDLDHRDAPRDAQADDAPRTMAESNPWLIEHARRIAEQAAMPSNRPLSASAAIARGLGVPVPPKASAAKAADKLADQRADQRAEKRADKPQPSNYAMRESAQPKIDTPDWAREAAQVAARRAAHKINAGAPQAEASPDNALEGLPANAAAVVTDAIRARMEQVVNETVMHELSSMREMMEEHFSGLLWGERQRRSPGNAGLTKRLFAAGFSAQLVRMVVDNMPEMESAEHAMEWVQQVLESNLPVMASEDALMERGGVFALMGPTGVGKTTTTAKLAARCVMRFGASKVALLTTDSYRIGAHEQLRIFGKILGVSVHAVKDAADLQLALSELRNKHIVLIDTIGMSQRDRMVSDQISMLCGAGHPVQRLLLLNATSHGDTLNEVVQAYKSAADQPPLAGCILTKLDEATNLGGVLDTVIRYKLPVHYVSTGQKVPENLYVATKRFLIKSAFCIPREGSPFVPQDDEVPALLSALSARATTELHEVRFG, from the coding sequence TTGAACATTCGTAAATTCATTGGCGCCAACAGCCGCGACGCTCTGCGCCAGGTTCGTGAAGCGCTCGGCCCCGATGCCGTCGTGTTGTCGAACCGCACGCTCGACGACGGTTCCGTCGAGATCGTGGGCGTGGCGGATCGCGACATCGCATCCATTTCGCCGGCCGCGCACGAACAGGCGCCGGCCGCATTCCCGAGCGCCACGCCGCGCTCCGCGCTCGCGCAAGCCGCAGCCGCCGTGGCCGCGAAGCAGCCCGCAGCCGCGAATCCTTACGCGAGCGGCGACGTGTTCTCGTCGGTCTTCGGCGCGAATCCTGAAGCCCATACGGATGACCTCGACCACCGCGACGCCCCGCGCGACGCCCAAGCCGACGACGCACCGCGCACGATGGCCGAATCGAATCCGTGGCTGATCGAGCACGCGCGACGCATCGCCGAGCAGGCCGCTATGCCGTCGAATCGTCCGCTGTCGGCATCCGCTGCCATTGCGCGAGGTCTCGGCGTGCCGGTGCCGCCGAAGGCATCCGCAGCGAAAGCCGCCGACAAGCTCGCCGACCAGCGCGCCGACCAGCGTGCCGAGAAGCGCGCCGACAAGCCCCAGCCGAGCAACTACGCGATGCGCGAGTCCGCGCAGCCGAAGATCGACACGCCGGACTGGGCTCGCGAAGCCGCGCAAGTCGCCGCGCGCCGCGCCGCCCACAAGATCAACGCGGGCGCGCCGCAAGCGGAAGCCTCGCCCGACAATGCGCTCGAAGGCCTGCCCGCGAACGCAGCCGCTGTCGTGACCGATGCGATCCGCGCACGCATGGAGCAAGTCGTCAACGAAACGGTGATGCACGAACTCTCGTCGATGCGCGAGATGATGGAAGAGCACTTCTCCGGTCTCCTGTGGGGCGAGCGCCAGCGCCGCAGCCCGGGCAACGCCGGCCTCACCAAGCGCCTGTTCGCGGCCGGTTTCTCCGCGCAACTCGTGCGCATGGTCGTGGACAACATGCCCGAGATGGAAAGCGCCGAGCACGCGATGGAATGGGTGCAGCAGGTGCTCGAATCGAACCTGCCGGTCATGGCGAGCGAAGACGCGCTGATGGAACGCGGCGGCGTGTTCGCGCTGATGGGCCCGACGGGCGTCGGCAAGACCACGACCACGGCCAAGCTCGCCGCGCGCTGCGTGATGCGCTTCGGCGCAAGCAAGGTCGCGCTGCTCACGACCGACAGCTACCGGATCGGCGCGCACGAGCAACTGCGCATCTTCGGCAAGATTCTCGGCGTCTCGGTCCACGCGGTGAAAGACGCCGCCGACCTGCAACTCGCGCTGTCGGAGCTGCGCAACAAGCACATCGTGCTGATCGACACCATCGGCATGAGCCAGCGCGATCGCATGGTGTCCGACCAGATTTCGATGCTCTGCGGCGCGGGTCATCCGGTGCAGCGCCTGTTGCTGCTCAATGCGACAAGCCACGGCGACACGCTCAACGAAGTGGTGCAGGCCTACAAGAGCGCGGCCGATCAGCCGCCGCTCGCGGGCTGCATCCTGACCAAGCTCGACGAAGCGACGAATCTCGGCGGCGTGCTCGATACCGTCATCCGCTACAAGCTGCCGGTGCATTACGTCTCGACCGGCCAGAAGGTGCCGGAGAACCTGTACGTCGCGACCAAGCGGTTTCTGATCAAGAGCGCGTTCTGCATTCCGCGCGAGGGTTCGCCCTTCGTGCCGCAGGACGACGAGGTGCCGGCACTGCTCTCCGCATTGTCCGCGCGCGCCACCACCGAACTGCATGAGGTCCGCTTTGGATAA
- a CDS encoding Rieske 2Fe-2S domain-containing protein, with product MIEPVLPPACYTDQAWFDREQKKIFGELWLLVGLTQQLQDENSFITRNLGGVPVLVQRVDGELRAYRNACAHRGMPIQQTDCGKRKLICPYHSWSYNGDGSLRGIPNDKLYQICSSQRSERRLQTFALEVVGNFVFVNLSAEPIPITEQYSSDMLRVLQGISAYFAPEVSYTTFNVDYNWKLNFENILDWNHVSFVHKDTFAPLFEYASDGSQHGASTTASPLFGEGRPFADVEFHSGEIPARPVKLADLSQLRRCSLRYAPHWYSGLFERAADPGAVLHCVLFPNLNFGSIHGEHYYLQQYVPVAPDKFEYHSWVFTTRFKDGTPPQPHLLWGIHHAEKRVVDEDVVLLNALQKSLKSGSPINVLGDHEAPLAAMGTWYMQHLNEEGTP from the coding sequence ATGATCGAACCTGTCCTGCCACCCGCGTGCTATACGGACCAAGCGTGGTTCGATCGTGAGCAGAAGAAAATCTTCGGCGAGCTCTGGCTGCTCGTCGGTCTCACGCAGCAACTGCAAGACGAGAACAGCTTCATCACGCGTAACCTGGGCGGCGTGCCCGTGCTCGTACAGAGGGTCGACGGGGAGCTGCGCGCATATCGCAACGCCTGCGCCCATCGCGGCATGCCCATTCAGCAGACCGACTGCGGCAAACGCAAACTGATCTGCCCGTATCACAGCTGGTCCTATAACGGCGATGGAAGCCTGCGCGGCATCCCAAACGACAAGCTCTACCAGATCTGCAGTAGTCAACGAAGCGAACGGCGTTTGCAGACGTTCGCGCTCGAGGTGGTCGGCAACTTCGTGTTCGTCAATCTGAGCGCGGAACCGATACCCATCACCGAACAATACTCGAGCGACATGCTGCGGGTGCTTCAGGGAATCTCGGCGTACTTCGCGCCCGAAGTGTCGTACACGACCTTCAACGTCGATTACAACTGGAAGCTGAACTTCGAGAACATTCTCGACTGGAATCACGTTTCGTTCGTGCATAAGGACACCTTCGCACCGCTGTTCGAGTATGCGAGCGACGGTTCGCAGCACGGCGCGTCGACGACCGCCTCTCCATTGTTCGGAGAAGGGCGTCCTTTTGCGGACGTCGAATTTCACTCAGGCGAAATACCGGCGCGTCCCGTCAAGCTCGCGGATCTTTCGCAGCTCAGGCGGTGCAGCTTGCGTTATGCGCCTCACTGGTATTCCGGGCTGTTCGAGCGGGCGGCAGATCCAGGCGCGGTGCTCCACTGCGTGCTGTTTCCGAATCTGAACTTCGGCTCCATCCACGGCGAGCACTATTACCTGCAGCAGTATGTGCCCGTCGCACCGGACAAGTTCGAGTACCACTCGTGGGTCTTCACGACACGTTTCAAGGATGGCACGCCGCCGCAGCCGCATCTGCTGTGGGGCATCCATCATGCGGAAAAACGGGTCGTCGATGAAGACGTGGTTTTACTCAACGCGCTGCAGAAGTCGCTGAAGTCCGGGTCGCCCATCAACGTGCTGGGCGATCACGAGGCGCCGCTCGCGGCGATGGGGACGTGGTACATGCAACATCTGAATGAAGAAGGCACGCCATGA
- a CDS encoding 3-oxoacyl-ACP synthase III family protein, whose translation MSNVLSMPDVYLNSIAVVQGERIEQNDASTLGIADANYERIVRKTGVHSRPVAGPDQYTSDLAFAAAQQLLAASPATGVSALIVCTQTPDHLIPGVSSRIHGRAKLANDCLVMDINQGCSGFVLGTQTVVALQRSFPTEKSAVLINADTYSRLLRRDDITTRVLFGDAATACEFSTRPQGLRFLYCRSFADGSGYDAFVAQGSAIRPSEHAPGIYMDGTAIFNFALREVPKAVETALSDTGLSIGQIRKFVFHQANDFVTSQLAKKLRLSDEQVPNNCAYMGNTVSASVPILLAEQMALLEPGDIVMTVGFGVGLSWGVALFEYAGQAPA comes from the coding sequence ATGTCAAATGTGCTGTCCATGCCCGACGTCTACCTGAACTCCATCGCCGTCGTTCAAGGCGAGCGAATTGAGCAAAACGACGCTTCGACGTTGGGCATTGCCGATGCGAATTACGAGCGCATCGTGCGAAAAACAGGCGTGCACAGCCGGCCTGTCGCAGGTCCCGATCAATATACGAGCGACCTCGCATTCGCGGCCGCGCAACAGCTGCTCGCAGCGAGCCCCGCTACAGGCGTGAGCGCGTTGATCGTCTGCACGCAAACGCCGGATCATCTGATTCCGGGCGTATCCTCGCGCATTCACGGTAGGGCAAAGCTGGCAAACGATTGCCTCGTCATGGACATCAACCAGGGCTGCTCCGGCTTCGTGCTTGGAACACAGACGGTCGTTGCGTTGCAGCGGTCCTTCCCGACAGAGAAGAGCGCGGTTCTCATCAACGCTGATACCTACTCGCGTCTGCTTCGACGCGACGACATCACGACACGCGTGCTGTTCGGCGATGCAGCGACGGCGTGCGAATTCTCGACGCGTCCTCAAGGATTGCGCTTCCTGTACTGCCGCAGCTTTGCAGACGGCTCGGGCTACGATGCGTTCGTCGCTCAGGGGTCCGCTATTCGACCGAGCGAGCACGCGCCCGGCATTTACATGGACGGCACGGCGATTTTCAATTTCGCGCTGCGCGAAGTCCCGAAAGCGGTCGAAACGGCATTGAGCGATACTGGGTTGAGCATCGGTCAGATCAGGAAGTTCGTTTTCCATCAGGCGAACGACTTCGTGACATCGCAGTTGGCGAAGAAGCTCCGGCTCAGCGACGAGCAGGTTCCGAACAACTGCGCGTATATGGGCAATACCGTCTCGGCCTCCGTGCCTATTCTGCTCGCGGAACAGATGGCATTGCTGGAGCCCGGCGATATCGTAATGACGGTCGGCTTCGGAGTCGGATTGTCCTGGGGCGTCGCGCTATTCGAGTATGCGGGCCAAGCTCCGGCGTAA